One window from the genome of Schistocerca nitens isolate TAMUIC-IGC-003100 unplaced genomic scaffold, iqSchNite1.1 HiC_scaffold_373, whole genome shotgun sequence encodes:
- the LOC126229543 gene encoding piggyBac transposable element-derived protein 4-like, whose amino-acid sequence MSIVHVPNTRDYWGEVTGTHLIKTTMTVNQYEQIRKFLHFNDNSAMIPRGEKGHDRLFKIRPIIELMRSRFQTIPVEECVSVDEQICSTKARSYLKQYMPNKPHKYRYKLFVISGISGYAYDFEIFTGDENEPEKRVTGEEDLGASANVVVRLSRILPRNMNHKLYCDNYYTSLPLLVWLHKQGIYSLGTVRRNRVPDCKLPSEAELKKMARGASVERVATVDGVDISNVVWKDNKSVMLLSTLAGQQPIHEAGRYDKKKNKVKNNNTLSTNN is encoded by the coding sequence atgtcaatagttcatgtacctaatacgagggattactggggagaagttactggtactcatctgatcaagacaacaatgacagtgaatcagtatgagcaaatacgtaagtttcttcacttcaatgacaacagtgcaatgatacccaggggtgaaaaaggtcatgatagactcttcaagataagacccataatagaattgatgagatctcggtttcaaacaatacctgttgaggagtgtgtttctgttgatgaacagatatgttcaacaaaggctagaagttatttgaaacaatacatgccaaacaagcctcataaatatcgatacaaattatttgttattagtggcatatctggttatgcctacgattttgagattttcactggagatgaaaatgaaccagaaaaaagagtgactggggaggaagacttgggagcaagtgcaaatgttgtagttcgactcagtaggatactaccaagaaatatgaaccacaaactgtactgtgacaattattacacaagtctgccactgcttgtatggttacataaacaaggaatttactcacttgggacagtcagaagaaacagagtgccagactgcaagctcccttcagaagctgagctgaagaaaatggcacgaggtgcatcagtagagcgcgtcgcaacagtggatggtgtcgacatatcaaatgtagtgtggaaagataacaagagtgtgatgttgctttctacacttgctggacagcagcctattcatgaagcagggaggtatgacaaaaaaaaaaacaaagtcaagaataacaataccttgtccacaaataattaa